Proteins encoded within one genomic window of Chlorobaculum sp. MV4-Y:
- a CDS encoding peptidylprolyl isomerase, translated as MAQAKKGDKVLVHYTGTYDDGTVFDSSMDRGPLEVTIGTGMVIAGFDRALVDMEPGQKKTVNIPVDEAYGPRAEELIAEIKRDQIPAEIPLEIGQQLQLSLADGGEAIVMIVDLTDTTVTLDANHPMAGLDLNFELELVEIL; from the coding sequence ATGGCACAGGCAAAAAAAGGCGACAAGGTTCTGGTTCACTATACCGGCACGTATGATGACGGCACGGTTTTCGACAGCTCCATGGATCGCGGCCCGCTGGAGGTTACCATCGGCACCGGTATGGTGATTGCAGGCTTCGACCGCGCGCTGGTCGATATGGAACCGGGCCAGAAGAAGACGGTCAACATTCCCGTGGATGAGGCGTACGGCCCGAGAGCTGAAGAGCTGATCGCCGAAATCAAACGCGACCAGATTCCCGCCGAAATTCCGCTCGAAATCGGCCAGCAGTTGCAGTTGAGCCTCGCCGACGGTGGCGAAGCGATCGTGATGATTGTCGATCTGACCGACACCACCGTCACGCTCGACGCCAACCATCCGATGGCCGGTCTCGATCTGAACTTCGAACTCGAACTGGTCGAAATCCTCTGA